The sequence CTATTAAATTTGCAACATCATCAAATTTTTGTAATTTTGCGCTGAAATTAAAGGGGTGCTCCAATGGGGGCTGAGATTATACCCAATGAACCTGGAACGGGTAATGCTGTTTAGGGATGTTGTATCATAATATCTTATCGATCCCCTTTTATTCCATTAAATTTTAAAAATTTATAAGAATGAAAGGATTTATTTTTTAGGACTTACCGCAAGTTCTATGGGTTTTGCACAAACTCAGAATACAGATTCTCTGAAAGTCAGAGAAATCGAAGCTGTCAACTTTACCAAAAGGTTGCCGGTTGCCAAGGAAATCATCAATGTACAGAAGGATTTAGACGGCAGAAACCTTGGGCAGGATTTACCGATTCTCTTAAAAAACCAAACCTCAATTATCTCTACTTCTGATGCTGGAAATGGCGTTGGATACACGGGTTTTAGAATTCGTGGGGTTGCAGGAAGAGGAATTAACGTGATGATGAATGGTGTTCCGTTCAACGATTCTGAAAGTCAGGGAACTTTCTTTGTCAACGTTCCGGATTTAACGAGTTCAGCGTCTCAGATTGTAATACAAAGAGGTGTGGGAACTTCCAACAACGGAGTTTCGGCTTTTGGGGCAAGTATCAATGTGATTTCTAAAGAGCCTGAAGAAAAGTTTTATTTTAAAACAGATGACAGCTACGGTTCATTTAATACATACAAATATTCTGCTGAGGTAGGTTCAGGTAAATTCTGGAAAGACCGTCTTTCTGTGATGGGAAGATATACTAATATTCATTCTGACGGATATATCGACAGGGCTTCCTCAGATTTGCATTCATACAATTTCATGGCTTTGTTTGAAGAAGGAAAAACGAAACTTCGTCTGATGGCATTTGGTGGAAAAGAAAAAACCTACCAAGCCTGGAACGGAATCGACAGACAAACTTGGGAAACCAATCCTAGATTTAATTATTCGGGAATGTACACAGATTTGTTTACGGGTGAAGATAAATTCTACGATAATGAAACCGACAACTACAGACAAAATCATTATCAACTTTTATGGGAACAAAGATTCAATGACAAATGGAATTTAGAAACGACTCTTCATTATACCAGAGGAAAAGGATATTACGAAAACTATAAAAGAGTTGACGAAACTGATGCAAAGGGTACTCATTACTCAAATTATAATCTGCCAATACCTATTGTAGGCGGTTCTCCAGTAGAAATCACAGATTTTATCAGAAAAAAATGGTTAGATAATGATTTTTACGGAGTAGTTTCTACTTTATATGGAAAGTTCGAGAAGTTAGATGTAAATGTAGGAGTAGTTGCCAATCAATATTACGGAAGGCATTTCGGAAATGTAACAGGAGTTTACTTTCCACAAATTGATGAACATGAGTATTACAGAAACCGCTCTGTGAAAAACGAAATTGCAGGTTTTGCTAAAGCTTTGATTAAAGTAAATGATTTCGAATTTTTTGGAGATTTACAATTAAGAAATATCGATTACGACACAAAAATTTTAGCTGCAGGAGACGGAGAGGGTGCAGATGTTAAGCGTAATTGGTTGTTCTTTAATCCGAAAGCCGGTGTTAATTACAGAATAGGGAATGGCAAAGTTTTCCTTTCTTATGCTCACGCACAACGCGAGCCCAACCGTGACGACATTTTTGCAAATCCTGATGTAAAATCTGAAAAGTTGCATGATTTTGAAGCAGGTTTAGAAAAACAGTTCGGAATTGTGTCATTGACTGCCAATTTATATTATATGTATTATGTGAATCAGTTGGTTTTAAACGGCGAGTTGAATAATGTCGGTGCTTTTATCAGAACCAATTCCGGTGAAAGTTACAGAAGAGGAGTTGAGTTGGGTGCTTTGGCGAAACTTTCTAAACAATGGGAAATCTCAGGAAATGTAAGTTTAAGCCAAAACAGAAACCTTGATTTTAATATAGAAAACGACGATGTCGTAAGAGAATTGGGCAACACGGAAATTTCTTTTTCACCCAATGTCATTGCGAATTTAGGATTGAGATTTACGCCCAATAAAAACTTCGAGTTTGCTTTGATGAATCAATATGTTGGAAAGCAGTATTTAGACAATACAGAAGATAAAAATCTACAGCTAAAAGATTATTTTCTAACCGATTTTAATGCACAATATCATTTTAAAATAGCTAAAAATGATATCGCTTTAAAGTTATTAGTCAATAATTTATTCGATAAAAAATATGTTAACAACGGAGCTGTTTGGTATGGTGAACCATATTATTATTCTCAGGCAGGAGCCAATTTCATGTTTGGGATCAGCTGGAAAATTCAGTAATAAAATTAAACACCATTTCATGTCATTATATTTTCAGTAAAGTTCAGATTAAATTTTTGAAGACTGCTTCGGCAGTCTTTTTGTTTTAAACTAAATAACAAAAGCTATTCCCACAGATTTCACAGATTTTCACAGATCAAACGGTTGAGGTATGATAAATTTTAAGCTTATTTGAAAAAAATCTGTGTAGATCTGTGTGATCCGTGGGAAGCATTCGATCGTTTATATTGCAAAGAAATCTCTGAAAAAGTCACGGAAAAGTTATAAATTTGCCGTCAAATGAATATTTCAGCTTAC comes from Chryseobacterium sp. 3008163 and encodes:
- a CDS encoding TonB-dependent receptor, which codes for MGFAQTQNTDSLKVREIEAVNFTKRLPVAKEIINVQKDLDGRNLGQDLPILLKNQTSIISTSDAGNGVGYTGFRIRGVAGRGINVMMNGVPFNDSESQGTFFVNVPDLTSSASQIVIQRGVGTSNNGVSAFGASINVISKEPEEKFYFKTDDSYGSFNTYKYSAEVGSGKFWKDRLSVMGRYTNIHSDGYIDRASSDLHSYNFMALFEEGKTKLRLMAFGGKEKTYQAWNGIDRQTWETNPRFNYSGMYTDLFTGEDKFYDNETDNYRQNHYQLLWEQRFNDKWNLETTLHYTRGKGYYENYKRVDETDAKGTHYSNYNLPIPIVGGSPVEITDFIRKKWLDNDFYGVVSTLYGKFEKLDVNVGVVANQYYGRHFGNVTGVYFPQIDEHEYYRNRSVKNEIAGFAKALIKVNDFEFFGDLQLRNIDYDTKILAAGDGEGADVKRNWLFFNPKAGVNYRIGNGKVFLSYAHAQREPNRDDIFANPDVKSEKLHDFEAGLEKQFGIVSLTANLYYMYYVNQLVLNGELNNVGAFIRTNSGESYRRGVELGALAKLSKQWEISGNVSLSQNRNLDFNIENDDVVRELGNTEISFSPNVIANLGLRFTPNKNFEFALMNQYVGKQYLDNTEDKNLQLKDYFLTDFNAQYHFKIAKNDIALKLLVNNLFDKKYVNNGAVWYGEPYYYSQAGANFMFGISWKIQ